A single region of the Leptolyngbya subtilissima AS-A7 genome encodes:
- a CDS encoding potassium channel family protein: MVVTSLTPQELPPLPRSQIIVCGLGRTGLRIFRLLRQQGAQVVGISYHPLPEVVGEIVVGELRSPTTLTQAGIHQAHTLVLATSDDALNLAILTQARILNPSIHIINRLFNISLGERLDHTLPHHISFSSAALAAPLFAFAARGNRAIGQLRLFDLTWPMYEEVIDATHPWHGKPLKTLWDNRSQLLIHYHSAHHPIELVTAVVTGEVLQVGDRIVVATQPQQPILKARHIPQFWQRLLVTLDHGRRRARATLLVILALLITIGLATFTYLWHDLNTSWVDALYFSVGMITGAGGQEQVAENSSASIKVFTAAMMLVGAGVIGICYALLNDFILGSHFQSLWSVARMPRQHHYIICGLGGVGYRTALHLHKAGYRVAVIEQDAHNRFLFSVKALKIPVIIADANLTSTLETVNLASAQALLVVTSDDTVNLEIALTARSISPQVPSVVRIFDAEFAQQVQQVFEFDQVLSPMDLAAPTFAAAALGGRILGNGMSGDLLWVAIATLITPHHPFYNQSIQTIAQTAQLVPLYIESAHRTLHGYSLLNVTLTDGDVLYLTMPANRLDCLQYTPVAVTEELRG, encoded by the coding sequence ATGGTCGTGACATCCTTAACGCCTCAGGAATTGCCACCGCTGCCACGGTCCCAGATTATTGTCTGCGGTCTGGGGCGCACGGGGTTGCGGATTTTTAGGCTGCTGCGGCAGCAGGGGGCGCAGGTGGTGGGCATTAGTTACCATCCCCTGCCAGAGGTGGTGGGCGAGATTGTGGTGGGGGAACTGCGATCGCCTACGACCCTCACCCAAGCCGGCATTCACCAGGCCCACACCCTGGTGCTGGCCACCTCCGACGACGCCCTGAATTTGGCAATTCTGACCCAGGCGCGTATTCTTAACCCCAGCATTCACATCATCAACCGGCTGTTCAACATCAGCCTGGGGGAGCGGCTCGACCACACCCTGCCCCACCACATCAGTTTCAGTTCGGCGGCGCTGGCGGCACCGCTATTTGCCTTTGCGGCACGGGGCAACCGGGCGATCGGGCAGCTGCGCCTGTTTGACCTTACCTGGCCAATGTACGAGGAGGTGATCGACGCCACTCACCCCTGGCACGGCAAGCCGCTAAAAACCCTCTGGGACAATCGATCTCAGCTCTTGATTCACTACCACTCGGCCCACCACCCGATCGAGCTGGTGACAGCGGTAGTGACGGGGGAGGTGTTGCAAGTGGGCGATCGCATCGTGGTGGCCACCCAGCCCCAGCAGCCTATCCTCAAGGCTCGCCACATACCTCAGTTTTGGCAGCGACTGCTGGTCACCCTCGACCACGGCCGCCGCCGCGCCCGCGCCACGCTGCTAGTAATCTTGGCCCTGCTGATTACCATTGGTCTGGCTACGTTCACCTATCTTTGGCACGACCTTAACACCAGCTGGGTCGACGCCCTGTACTTCTCGGTAGGCATGATTACCGGAGCCGGGGGCCAAGAACAGGTGGCAGAAAACTCCTCGGCCAGCATCAAAGTTTTCACCGCTGCGATGATGTTGGTGGGGGCGGGGGTGATCGGCATCTGTTACGCCCTGCTCAACGACTTTATTTTGGGCTCACACTTTCAAAGCCTGTGGAGCGTTGCCCGTATGCCCCGGCAGCACCACTACATCATTTGCGGTCTAGGGGGCGTAGGCTATCGCACGGCCCTTCACCTGCACAAAGCCGGCTATCGGGTAGCCGTAATCGAGCAAGATGCCCACAACCGCTTTTTGTTCTCGGTTAAGGCGCTCAAAATTCCGGTCATCATCGCTGATGCCAACCTGACCTCCACTCTAGAAACCGTGAACTTGGCCTCGGCCCAGGCCTTGCTAGTCGTGACCAGCGACGACACAGTGAATTTAGAAATTGCCCTGACGGCCCGCAGCATTAGCCCCCAGGTACCCAGCGTCGTGCGCATCTTCGATGCCGAGTTTGCCCAGCAGGTGCAGCAGGTGTTTGAGTTTGACCAGGTACTTAGCCCGATGGATTTGGCTGCACCCACTTTTGCTGCTGCGGCCCTTGGGGGTAGAATTCTCGGCAACGGCATGTCTGGGGATCTGCTGTGGGTGGCGATCGCAACGCTGATCACCCCTCACCATCCCTTCTACAACCAATCCATCCAGACCATAGCGCAGACAGCGCAGCTGGTGCCCCTATATATCGAGTCAGCCCATCGCACGCTCCACGGCTACAGCTTACTCAACGTGACCTTGACCGACGGCGATGTGCTCTACCTAACCATGCCTGCCAATCGACTAGACTGCCTGCAATACACCCCAGTAGCTGTCACAGAAGAGCTGCGAGGGTGA
- a CDS encoding helix-turn-helix domain-containing protein, with the protein MSSSVYSLRYQQFLARLKAARLEAHLTQQQVAARLSVPQSFVSKCESGERRVDVIELLEFASIYDKPLMYFVDFESPSEQSFGKPSKR; encoded by the coding sequence ATGAGCAGCTCAGTCTATTCACTTCGTTACCAACAGTTCCTCGCCCGGCTGAAAGCTGCCCGCCTAGAAGCCCACCTGACCCAACAGCAGGTGGCGGCCCGCCTCAGCGTCCCTCAGTCCTTCGTTTCCAAGTGCGAGTCCGGCGAGCGACGCGTCGACGTCATTGAACTCCTTGAATTCGCCTCGATCTACGATAAGCCTCTCATGTACTTCGTAGACTTCGAAAGCCCCTCTGAGCAAAGCTTTGGGAAGCCGAGTAAGCGTTGA
- a CDS encoding DEAD/DEAH box helicase gives MCGIERLASSESFALCTPTGSGKTAVAELAILQSLFISSGEQGSPSNISNPLAIYLVPSRALATEVESTLARALHFSSNEQIKVTGLYGGTDWGPTDAWLTASERVVLICTYEKAEALFRFLGVLFIHRVRLVVIDEAHAVQFDGNNDSLRSSENRSLRLESLGTRLLTYLNQDYCRMVALSAVAAGAESQMARWISRQPDATPAKTFYRSTRQLIGRLECFENRKFRIYYDLLDGADLGFRETDQPPDRPYILDAFEPFPRPVGSWNGVEKSLRPYLFWAAINLAKVDSEGKRKTVLIAVPQQPGGYADDFLNLLERSWNQVPRPDFFEEPSDPIKLRLWQRCLRSCEDYFGRGSREFRLLEQGIVVHHGQMPGLMARLLLELIQEKVVQIVLATSTLSEGVNLPFELILIPSLFRGQHRISTREFRNLVGRAGRPGSGTEGRSLMVLSPEQLPMPRRRRNRQNVAYDDLISEIRGQNIPDDSNSDAKSPLSELLYLLRDQWRNISESTSADAFLDWLEHTRPIDFSTLSGASIPLAVETLDSLDSVLISAIVELEQLSHEELSIDALEARIREIWQHSYAFYANRQQAELETFFTHRGKALKTRIYPESTQRRRLYKTSLPPRSGNQLLSVYDEIKQHLQTGDSYYAWETNQRINFIQNLVTLLSLIQSFRPKADSLDWQQVLHWWLDPSSAEVSPNAKQISKWHRYVSHNFTYRINWGLGSVLSLVIDETFHGELIEISLEDWHRTGLPWIVFWLKELIVWGTLNPVAAYLLAKGFATTRAEASRLSETYYLRYEDLGPNEVLNASIIREWSDAAFADPTRSLPINRPASRNEVELLRDFPEEASQQWKVIPVEVSEELYWYDPAGFQLAKCQKPATWETSFLNEYDFILDSANRVVLSEIYV, from the coding sequence ATATGCGGAATTGAAAGGTTGGCTTCAAGTGAGTCTTTCGCCCTATGCACACCTACTGGATCAGGTAAGACAGCAGTTGCTGAGTTGGCTATTTTACAAAGCTTATTTATTTCTTCTGGGGAGCAGGGTTCTCCTTCTAATATTTCGAATCCTCTAGCAATTTATTTGGTTCCATCACGAGCTCTAGCTACTGAAGTAGAATCCACATTGGCTCGAGCTTTGCATTTTTCAAGTAATGAGCAAATTAAGGTAACAGGTCTATATGGAGGAACGGATTGGGGACCTACTGATGCATGGTTAACGGCCAGTGAGCGAGTAGTGCTAATTTGTACTTATGAGAAAGCAGAAGCACTTTTCAGATTCTTAGGTGTCCTTTTCATTCATAGGGTTAGATTGGTTGTAATTGATGAAGCACATGCTGTTCAGTTTGATGGCAACAACGATAGTCTCCGATCTTCAGAGAATCGCTCATTACGTTTAGAATCTCTTGGCACAAGATTGTTGACTTATCTCAATCAAGATTATTGTCGAATGGTTGCTTTATCAGCAGTTGCAGCAGGTGCAGAAAGTCAAATGGCAAGGTGGATTTCAAGACAGCCAGACGCTACACCTGCTAAAACCTTTTACCGAAGCACTCGTCAGCTCATTGGTAGATTAGAGTGCTTTGAGAATAGAAAATTCAGAATTTACTATGATCTACTAGATGGAGCCGATTTGGGGTTTCGGGAGACAGATCAACCTCCAGATAGGCCTTATATTCTAGATGCATTCGAGCCATTCCCAAGGCCAGTCGGTTCGTGGAATGGCGTTGAAAAAAGTCTCCGCCCGTATCTATTTTGGGCTGCAATTAATTTAGCGAAAGTTGATAGTGAAGGTAAAAGAAAAACTGTTCTAATTGCAGTTCCTCAACAGCCGGGTGGCTATGCTGATGATTTCTTAAACCTCCTCGAAAGAAGCTGGAATCAAGTTCCAAGACCTGATTTTTTTGAAGAACCTAGTGATCCCATAAAGCTTCGGCTCTGGCAGAGGTGTCTCCGTTCATGTGAAGACTATTTCGGAAGAGGCTCTCGAGAATTTAGACTATTAGAACAAGGAATAGTTGTTCATCATGGACAAATGCCAGGATTAATGGCACGTCTACTGCTTGAGCTAATTCAAGAAAAGGTTGTACAAATCGTTTTGGCAACATCAACTCTTTCTGAAGGCGTTAATCTTCCCTTTGAATTGATACTTATTCCCAGCCTTTTTAGAGGACAACATCGCATCTCAACTCGTGAATTTCGAAACTTGGTTGGACGTGCTGGGCGTCCTGGCTCCGGCACCGAAGGTCGAAGTTTAATGGTACTTTCACCTGAACAGTTGCCGATGCCTAGAAGAAGAAGAAATAGACAAAATGTCGCTTATGACGACTTAATATCTGAGATTAGAGGGCAAAATATCCCTGATGACAGCAATTCTGATGCTAAAAGTCCTTTGTCAGAACTTTTATACCTCTTACGAGATCAATGGAGAAATATATCAGAGTCAACCTCAGCAGATGCTTTTTTAGATTGGTTAGAGCATACTAGGCCTATAGATTTTTCTACCCTTTCTGGGGCATCAATTCCGTTAGCGGTTGAAACCCTTGACTCATTAGATAGTGTACTGATATCTGCCATTGTAGAGTTAGAGCAGCTATCACATGAAGAATTATCTATAGATGCTTTGGAAGCAAGAATTCGAGAAATTTGGCAACATAGCTATGCTTTCTATGCAAATCGGCAACAAGCAGAACTGGAAACATTCTTTACCCACAGAGGTAAAGCATTAAAGACTAGAATTTATCCAGAATCAACACAGCGTCGTCGTTTATATAAAACAAGCTTGCCACCTCGATCAGGAAATCAGTTATTGTCTGTTTATGATGAAATAAAACAACACCTTCAGACAGGAGATAGTTACTATGCCTGGGAAACTAATCAACGCATTAATTTTATACAAAATTTAGTTACCCTTTTAAGTCTCATACAGAGTTTCAGACCCAAAGCAGATAGTTTAGATTGGCAGCAGGTGTTGCATTGGTGGCTTGATCCTTCAAGTGCTGAAGTTTCTCCAAATGCCAAACAGATTTCAAAATGGCATCGATATGTTAGCCACAATTTCACCTACCGCATTAACTGGGGCTTAGGAAGTGTCCTTTCTTTAGTCATTGATGAGACTTTCCATGGTGAGCTGATAGAGATTTCGTTAGAAGATTGGCATCGCACGGGTTTACCTTGGATCGTTTTCTGGTTAAAGGAATTGATAGTGTGGGGCACTCTTAATCCTGTAGCTGCATATTTGCTTGCAAAAGGTTTTGCGACAACTCGTGCTGAAGCCTCACGATTATCAGAAACTTATTATCTTCGTTATGAAGACCTTGGCCCTAATGAAGTTTTGAATGCTTCGATCATTAGAGAATGGTCAGATGCAGCTTTTGCAGATCCTACACGTTCTCTACCTATAAATAGGCCTGCAAGTCGCAATGAGGTAGAACTACTTAGAGACTTCCCGGAAGAAGCCAGTCAACAATGGAAGGTCATTCCAGTAGAAGTTAGCGAGGAATTATATTGGTATGATCCTGCAGGTTTTCAGTTAGCTAAGTGTCAAAAACCAGCGACTTGGGAAACATCTTTTTTGAACGAATATGATTTCATACTAGACTCAGCGAACCGAGTAGTTCTATCTGAAATCTACGTTTGA
- a CDS encoding helix-turn-helix domain-containing protein, protein MGEILAADSSLLKPSREKLAKGLSKAVSHFADGNTAGLARQLGVPRNTLWLWCNGKNHPTLGSILDICQKVGVNPLNLFCDENLKLPLRTLLKPTLLQAPETFRQSPKRFPRATVEKHLQMLLSVEDGPFPSLEEVARQLKQDRRTILRHLPELSREISKRYRAYRREAKEANMKASCEDIRQIVIELRKTNQYPSEARVASLMAHPGFLRYEVVRSTLKAAQKPMHFSDSGDL, encoded by the coding sequence GTGGGTGAAATTTTAGCTGCTGACAGTAGCTTGCTTAAACCTTCTAGGGAAAAACTAGCTAAAGGATTATCGAAAGCTGTCAGTCATTTTGCTGACGGTAACACTGCAGGGTTGGCAAGACAGCTAGGAGTACCTAGGAATACCCTTTGGCTTTGGTGTAACGGTAAAAATCATCCTACTCTCGGTTCTATATTGGATATCTGCCAAAAAGTAGGAGTTAATCCTCTAAATCTTTTCTGCGATGAGAATCTCAAGCTTCCACTGCGCACTCTGCTGAAACCAACACTTCTTCAGGCGCCTGAAACCTTTAGACAATCCCCAAAGAGATTTCCCAGAGCTACAGTCGAAAAACACCTTCAAATGCTGTTATCTGTTGAAGATGGCCCTTTTCCTTCTTTAGAGGAGGTTGCTCGACAGCTCAAGCAGGATAGACGGACCATACTGCGACACTTACCAGAGCTAAGTCGCGAGATATCGAAGCGCTATAGAGCCTACCGACGGGAGGCAAAAGAAGCAAATATGAAAGCCTCTTGTGAGGATATAAGGCAAATCGTTATCGAACTACGAAAAACGAACCAATATCCTTCGGAGGCTCGAGTGGCATCACTTATGGCTCATCCTGGGTTCTTACGCTACGAGGTTGTTCGAAGCACCCTTAAGGCGGCACAAAAACCGATGCATTTCTCTGACTCTGGTGACCTTTAA
- a CDS encoding type I restriction-modification system subunit M N-terminal domain-containing protein, with protein sequence MPRGKKNGAKGQPSNGANLGFEQTLWAAADKIRGHVDAAKYKHVPLGLSFLRYISDTFQELYNDLAARADTDYTGPKDREEYTAENTFWMTKEARLSHIQASAKQPTISKIIAKTMLAIEKENPKRLKGVPPIGYARPGSNKIPLWQLSELISIISPRDKASRSKGLVHDFCRRYMTLRPCL encoded by the coding sequence ATGCCGCGCGGAAAAAAGAACGGAGCTAAGGGCCAGCCCAGCAACGGAGCCAACCTAGGCTTTGAGCAAACTCTCTGGGCCGCCGCTGACAAGATACGTGGCCATGTGGATGCTGCTAAGTACAAGCACGTCCCTCTAGGGCTGAGCTTCCTCAGGTACATCTCCGATACGTTTCAGGAGTTATACAACGATCTAGCCGCTCGAGCCGACACCGACTACACTGGCCCCAAAGACCGCGAGGAGTACACGGCGGAGAATACCTTCTGGATGACGAAGGAGGCTCGGTTGAGCCACATTCAAGCCAGCGCTAAGCAGCCCACGATCAGCAAGATTATTGCGAAGACCATGCTGGCGATTGAGAAGGAGAACCCCAAGCGGCTGAAGGGAGTGCCACCCATAGGCTACGCTCGCCCAGGCTCCAATAAAATCCCCCTGTGGCAACTGAGCGAATTAATTAGCATCATTAGCCCCAGGGATAAGGCTAGCCGCTCTAAGGGGCTGGTACATGACTTTTGCAGGAGGTACATGACTTTACGGCCCTGTCTATAG
- a CDS encoding DEAD/DEAH box helicase family protein — MGRTPTLTYDRGTLILHPPPRGKSWVDFAHWDDRIEKFRVPAQQYRALVETLRAEQVPFNDQAQTFKPLELDPRLSLEPYPHQTEALQAWIDQRWRGVVVLPTASGKTFLAQMAMQATPRPTLITVPTLDLMHQWYAHLEAAFPDVEVGLLGGGSKDRTPILVATYDSAAIHAESLGNQYALLICDECHHLPSDFNRVIAEYSIAPYRLGLTATPDRADGRHEDLTHLLGPVVYAKSAADLSGDALAPFQIVPIRVKLSNQERSRYDQLIAQRNRFLQEANIWLSSAQGWQRFVRASAQSPGGRRAMLAHREARAIALGTEGKLRVLADLLAQHHPDRTIIFTNDNATVYHISETFLIPAITHQTPVKERHAILQDFRHGQYPTLVVSHVLNEGVDVPEARVAILLSGSGSTREYVQRLGRILRKGSGNKQAMLYEVVAEETTEESISSRRRQGVQPSPASPRQLELVPVKPVYSADPLPAVPRAAEAPSLPLSDPE; from the coding sequence ATGGGGCGCACACCCACCCTCACCTACGATCGCGGCACCCTGATCCTGCATCCACCGCCGCGAGGCAAAAGCTGGGTAGACTTTGCCCATTGGGACGATCGCATTGAGAAATTCCGCGTTCCCGCTCAGCAGTACCGCGCCCTAGTCGAAACTCTGCGAGCCGAGCAAGTGCCCTTCAACGATCAGGCCCAAACCTTCAAGCCACTGGAGCTTGATCCCCGGCTGAGCCTGGAACCCTATCCCCATCAAACAGAAGCCCTACAGGCCTGGATCGACCAGCGCTGGCGTGGTGTGGTGGTGCTCCCCACCGCTAGCGGCAAAACCTTCCTGGCCCAAATGGCTATGCAGGCCACACCTCGGCCCACACTGATTACCGTGCCGACGCTGGACTTGATGCATCAATGGTATGCCCATCTAGAGGCAGCCTTTCCCGATGTAGAAGTAGGGCTTTTAGGCGGGGGATCAAAGGATCGCACGCCGATTTTAGTGGCTACCTACGACAGTGCCGCCATCCACGCCGAAAGCCTGGGGAACCAGTACGCCTTGCTGATCTGCGACGAATGTCACCACTTACCCAGCGACTTCAACCGGGTGATTGCTGAATACTCCATCGCGCCCTACCGGCTGGGGCTGACCGCCACTCCCGATCGCGCCGACGGTCGGCATGAGGATTTGACCCATCTGCTGGGGCCAGTGGTTTACGCCAAGTCAGCGGCAGATCTGTCGGGGGATGCCTTGGCCCCGTTTCAGATTGTGCCGATTAGGGTGAAGCTGTCGAACCAGGAGCGATCGCGCTACGACCAGCTGATTGCCCAGCGCAACCGTTTTTTGCAGGAGGCCAATATCTGGCTCAGTTCGGCCCAGGGGTGGCAGCGATTCGTTCGAGCTAGTGCCCAATCCCCAGGAGGGCGGCGGGCGATGCTGGCCCACCGAGAGGCGCGGGCGATCGCCCTGGGTACTGAGGGCAAACTGCGAGTGCTTGCCGACTTGCTCGCTCAGCACCACCCCGATCGCACGATCATATTTACGAACGACAATGCCACGGTTTACCACATCTCCGAGACCTTTTTGATCCCCGCTATTACCCACCAAACGCCGGTCAAAGAGCGCCATGCCATCCTCCAGGATTTTCGCCATGGCCAGTACCCTACCCTGGTGGTCAGCCACGTACTCAACGAAGGAGTGGATGTGCCCGAGGCGCGGGTGGCCATTTTGCTCTCCGGCAGCGGCTCCACTCGCGAGTATGTGCAGCGGCTGGGGCGTATCTTGCGCAAGGGCAGCGGCAACAAACAGGCCATGCTTTACGAAGTTGTGGCCGAAGAAACCACCGAAGAATCTATTTCCAGTCGTCGCCGCCAGGGAGTGCAACCGTCGCCGGCTAGCCCTCGCCAGCTAGAACTAGTACCGGTAAAACCGGTCTATAGTGCTGATCCCCTACCGGCTGTGCCGCGAGCAGCAGAGGCACCATCCTTACCTCTTTCTGACCCAGAGTGA
- a CDS encoding Uma2 family endonuclease yields MTVALPQRLTLEQFLTLPYIEESPAWEFVQGEVSQKPMPGGKHSRIQSRLVSVINNAADSPYEAFTELRCTVGGRSIVPDIVVLEQSQIPVDENGEILSTGINVAPNWIIEILSPQQSQMKVTRKILHSLRHGGQMGWLIDPEERVVLVYCPERLPEEWAEDAELPVLLGVPLTLAPEQLFSWLQINHL; encoded by the coding sequence ATGACTGTTGCCTTACCCCAACGGTTGACCCTAGAGCAGTTTTTGACGCTGCCCTACATTGAAGAGTCACCGGCTTGGGAATTTGTGCAGGGAGAGGTCAGCCAAAAACCGATGCCCGGTGGAAAACACAGTCGAATTCAGTCGCGGTTGGTTAGCGTCATTAACAACGCCGCTGATTCGCCCTATGAAGCTTTCACCGAACTGCGCTGTACCGTTGGTGGGCGCTCCATAGTGCCAGATATTGTTGTGCTGGAACAAAGCCAGATTCCCGTTGACGAGAATGGCGAGATCCTGAGCACTGGCATTAACGTTGCCCCAAATTGGATTATTGAGATTCTTTCCCCCCAGCAGAGCCAGATGAAGGTGACTCGCAAAATTTTGCACAGCCTGCGCCATGGGGGGCAGATGGGCTGGCTGATTGATCCTGAAGAACGGGTGGTGCTGGTCTATTGCCCCGAGCGCTTGCCTGAGGAATGGGCTGAAGATGCTGAGCTGCCAGTTTTACTAGGGGTGCCGTTAACGCTGGCCCCGGAGCAGCTGTTTAGCTGGCTTCAGATCAACCATCTTTGA
- the secG gene encoding preprotein translocase subunit SecG produces MIVITILKVIWMVAAVGLTALVLLHSPKGDGLGGLGGQAQLFTSTKSAETTLNRVTWTLTVLFMGLTVVLSAGWLDVAATPPAL; encoded by the coding sequence ATGATAGTTATCACAATTTTGAAAGTTATCTGGATGGTTGCTGCTGTGGGTCTAACGGCCCTGGTGCTGCTGCACAGCCCTAAGGGCGATGGTTTGGGCGGCCTAGGTGGTCAGGCCCAGCTATTTACCAGCACCAAAAGCGCTGAAACCACTCTCAACCGCGTTACTTGGACCTTAACCGTGCTGTTTATGGGCCTGACGGTAGTGCTGAGTGCAGGCTGGCTCGATGTCGCCGCCACTCCTCCTGCCCTCTAA
- a CDS encoding RuBisCO accumulation factor 1: protein MAMVYPGSSSPPDADAVQDVLLRLRRKEGTWVNWAQGCQALQKARFTPQQIFEETGFEPIHQNQIMVAEQVYQSILKAGVTEATQAHFTERGSDALYELRVLSQGDRAATADFIFQHGIDSEEVRDLVKPIKEYAYRKDKPEGFADGPGDAIAYQFWKLARQKDDLQDRSRLIAQGLRFAQSPTARQHIEKLLTDFTVVKDRPAPRLPLYRLETESELPRMIPVVGQMPLTVDDLKAVPVVVAEEPFSMVSANGASAWIAVPGWQVIFRAEDPVGILTQSRLLPNYPSDGADETVLVVVDRSDRTWDDDGYFLTTNGDQLALSWSPSPIETPILGKMILILRPKRILDENYNRELWQLDE, encoded by the coding sequence ATGGCAATGGTTTATCCTGGTTCTTCGTCTCCCCCCGATGCCGATGCGGTGCAGGATGTGCTGCTGCGGTTGCGGCGTAAAGAAGGCACTTGGGTCAACTGGGCCCAGGGCTGCCAGGCTCTGCAAAAGGCGCGGTTCACTCCCCAGCAAATTTTTGAAGAAACCGGCTTTGAGCCCATCCACCAAAACCAGATTATGGTGGCGGAGCAGGTCTACCAATCTATTCTCAAGGCGGGGGTGACCGAGGCGACCCAGGCTCACTTTACCGAGCGGGGCAGCGATGCCCTCTACGAGCTGCGGGTGCTCTCCCAGGGCGATCGCGCTGCCACCGCTGATTTTATCTTCCAGCACGGCATCGACTCTGAGGAGGTGCGCGATCTGGTCAAGCCGATCAAAGAATATGCCTACCGCAAAGACAAACCCGAGGGCTTTGCTGATGGGCCAGGGGATGCGATCGCCTACCAGTTCTGGAAGCTAGCCCGTCAAAAAGACGATCTGCAAGACCGATCGCGCCTGATTGCCCAGGGCCTGCGCTTTGCCCAAAGCCCCACTGCTCGCCAGCACATCGAAAAGCTGTTGACCGACTTTACGGTTGTCAAAGACCGCCCCGCCCCTCGGCTGCCCCTCTACCGGCTCGAAACTGAAAGCGAGCTGCCGCGCATGATCCCCGTAGTGGGGCAGATGCCGCTGACGGTGGACGATTTGAAGGCGGTGCCCGTAGTGGTGGCGGAAGAACCCTTCAGCATGGTCAGCGCTAACGGCGCCAGCGCCTGGATTGCGGTGCCCGGCTGGCAAGTGATCTTTCGGGCCGAAGACCCAGTGGGAATTCTCACCCAGTCCCGGCTGTTGCCCAACTACCCTAGCGATGGTGCCGATGAGACGGTGCTGGTGGTCGTCGATCGCAGCGATCGCACCTGGGACGACGACGGCTACTTTCTCACCACTAACGGCGATCAGCTCGCCTTGTCGTGGTCACCGAGCCCGATAGAGACCCCCATCTTGGGCAAAATGATTCTCATTCTGCGGCCGAAGCGCATTTTGGATGAGAACTACAACCGCGAACTCTGGCAGCTAGACGAATAG